A DNA window from Pungitius pungitius chromosome 1, fPunPun2.1, whole genome shotgun sequence contains the following coding sequences:
- the LOC119222883 gene encoding SH3 domain-containing protein 19-like, giving the protein MAEARPEQEDTARREQVVRRPPSSAAGRPDRRKPEHRHSQGPLSSIRAAIKRTSTSSTSSSEASRDRDRERDRRRPEITILSAEPLSSASWFPGASAGFPPPPPPAAQIWGPTIPPSVQPPPSYEEVIREKTQEQVLLPPPSSSSSLITISTQTDTGSAPRPEARGPERPPRPPLCRPPRPSLVDDITLAASRSSPDLLAGPCPTSTSGAQTDQRDHSFAAAAVPTPPTAPTPPAASSPDPSERPRPRPRTRLGARPIDSDVRVQTLVKLREDGAATLAARAGATADQEAGQGKYLQELLQAFSTDDWGFPDRRSDSSGDSQSESEEEEEEEEEEEEEEEDMATLRARILAFEQQQGADGSGGEGDFVVAKRPEPRPRPRLQGQPAKSVPPTVAPKPKSLSQTPKPSSKVFWEDGGLLESSLTEAQTEPAPPMNAAPALEPPLCSNAEKPSVPPKPTDPPAPVPAPRPPPPKSAPSLGEPANPKPPPRPPVAPRAPPQDKSAAAPPTLPARPSVEAETGDQAETRDADKQTVKVGSRPGVPTKPAALVSPRRASAPNLAPKPAAGAAAPRPSGPTAGLQPPAPALRKGPRPGSTTASPNPSDPPLPPRPSSAKHLPLRPPPIKSTPGRPPPPTISSAYSANQTAPPADKTGPAPSAGQCSPSATTTSCSPVSANQMQPQPASKKGPPLPPRPKSGHPLYDRYVKQEVLIVLDDPPPSEHSTGDGGSQTVVHPQQCLLDVDTQPGAPLDQDGQSKPSLEGLGLSESQSILPIEPKEKPDPPPVSGPRCVALFDYEGEEDDELTFSQGDVIGLLQLVGAEWGRGQIHGRVGAFPLNFVEVVEPLGGKPTATPSAVTGSTEPEAPPDPPSEEWAEALFDFPAQTADDLSFHKGALIQVLEHLDPQWRRGRLEGREGIYPAAFTQRCQAQPITGQQMAVRGVAKFDFTAESEDELTLKVGDIITQVEFVDEQWILGVVDQRRGIVPKNYISLL; this is encoded by the exons atgGCCGAGGCCCGGCCCGAGCAGGAGGACACGGCGAGGAGGGAGCAAGTGGTCCGGCGGCCGCCGAGCAGCGCCGCAG gACGTCCCGACAGAAGGAAGCCGGAGCATCGTCACAG cCAGGGTCCTCTCTCGTCCATCAGAGCAGCCATCAAGAGAA CCTCCACCAGTTCCACGTCCTCCTCCGAGGCCTccagggacagggacagggagcGAGACAGGAG GCGCCCGGAGATCACCATCCTGTCGGCAGAGCCGCTGTCCTCCGCCTCCTGGTTCCCCGGAGCGTCGGCAGGATTcccgcctccgcctccacccGCGGCTCAGATCTGGGGGCCCACCATCCCTCCGTCAGTGCAG CCTCCTCCGTCCTATGAGGAGGTGATCAGGGAGAAGACTCAGGAGCaggttctccttcctcctccgtcctcctcctcctccctgataACGATCTCCACCCAGACGGACACGGGATCAGCCCCCCGCCCCGAAG cgAGAGGGCCGGAGAGACCGCCGCGGCCGCCTCtgtgccgccccccccgacCGTCCCTCGTTGATGACATCACCCTCGCAGCCAGCCGATCGTCACCTGACCTCCTCGCCGGACCCTGCCCGACCTCAACCTCCGGCGCTCAGACCGACCAACGGGATCACTCCtttgccgccgccgccgtgccAACTCCTCCCACCGCGCCGACCCCCCCCGCCGCTTCCTCTCCCGACCCGTCGGAGCGTCCCAGGCCACGCCCACGTACCAGGCTCGGCGCCCGGCCAATCGACAGCGACGTGAGGGTTCAGACTTTGGTGAAGCTGCGTGAGGACGGCGCGGCGACGCTAGCCGCCCGCGCGGGAGCTACCGCTGACCAGGAGGCGGGTCAAGGGAAGtacctgcaggagctgctccaGGCCTTCAGCACAGACGACTGGGGCTTCCCTGATCGCCGTAGCGACAGCAGTGgggacagccaatcagagagcgaggaggaggaggaggaggaggaggaggaggaggaggaggaggaggacatggcGACTCTGAGGGCCAGGATACTAGCCttcgagcagcagcagggggccgACGGGAGCGGCGGAGAAGGTGACTTTGTCGTCGCAAAGAGACCCGAACCTCGGCCACGCCCCCGTCTCCAGGGGCAACCGGCCAAATCTGTCCCGCCCACTGTCGCGCCGAAACCTAAAAGCCTGTCACAGACACCCAAGCCGTCCAGCAAAGTATTCTGGGAGGACGGCGGTTTGCTGGAGTCGAGTCTCACCGAGGCTCAGACTGAACCAGCGCCCCCCATGAACGCTGCTCCGGCTTTGGAGCCCCCCCTCTGCAGCAACGCCGAAAAGCCCTCCGTCCCGCCAAAGCCCAcggacccccccgcccccgttccGGCTCCTAGACCCCCACCGCCCAAATccgccccctccctcggtgAACCGGCCAACCCCAAACCTCCGCCCAGACCCCCGGTGGCCCCCAGGGCTCCGCCTCAGGATAAGAGCGCCGCGGCCCCCCCGACTCTGCCCGCCAGACCCTCGGTGGAGGCCGAGACCGGAGACCAGGCGGAGACACGGGACGCCGACAAGCAAACTG tgaAAGTAGGAAGTCGTCCAGGAGTCCCGACCAAACCAGCAGCTCTGGTGTCACCTCGCAGGGCCAgcg CTCCAAATCTGGCCCCAAAACCTGCAGctggcgccgcggcgccgcgaCCCTCAGGGCCGACCGCGGGCCTCCAGCCTCCGGCTCCGGCTCTGAGAAAGGGCCCCAGACCAGGAAGTACCACCGCAAGCCCCAACCCCTCGGacccccccctgcctccacg GCCTTCCAGCGCAAAGCACCTCCCCCTTCGTCCTCCACCAATCAAATCCACTCCTGGTCGACCTCCGCCTCCAACCATCAGCTCGGCGTACTCGGCCAACCAGACGGCTCCTCCTGCGGACAAaacaggccccgccccctcggcGGGCCAGTGTTCGCCATCAGCCACCACCACGTCCTGTTCCCCTGTATCAGCCAATCAGATGCAGCCTCAACCAGCGTCAAAGAAAGGgcccccactgcccccccgcccAAAATCTGGACACCCCCTTTATGACCGCTACGTG aaacaggaagtgctgaTAGTCCTGGACGACCCGCCCCCCTCAGAGCACTcaacgggggacggggggagtCAAACAGTTGTTCACCCACAGCAGTGTCTCCTGGACGTGGACACCCAACCAGGGGCGCCTCTCGACCAAGACGGCCAATCAAAACCCTCCTTGGAGGGCCTCGGCCTATCAGAGTCCCAG TCGATTCTACCCATTGAGCCCAAAGAAaagccagaccccccccctgtcag cggcCCTCGCTGCGTGGCCCTCTTTGACTAcgagggcgaggaggacgacgagctCACCTTCTCTCAGGGCGACGTCAtcggcctcctgcagctggTGGGGGCGGAGTGGGGGCGGGGCCAAATCCACGGGCGGGTCGGCGCGTTCCCGCTGAACTtcgtggaggtggtggagccgCTTGGCGGGAAACCCACGGCAACGCCGAGCGCCGTCACAGGAAGTACCG AACCAGAGGCCCCACCGGACCCCCcctcagag GAGTGGGCCGAGGCTCTGTTCGACTTCCCGGCTCAGACCGCCGACGACCTCTCCTTCCACAAGGGGGCGCTCATCCAGGTGTTGGAGCACCTGGACCCCcagtggaggagagggaggctggaggggagggagggcatCTACCCCGCCGCCTTCACACAGCGCTGTCAGG ctcagccaatcacaggccaGCAGATGGCGGTTAGAGGAGTGGCCAAGTTTGACTTCACAGCTGAGAGCGAGGATGAGCTCACTTTGAag GTTGGTGACATCATCACGCAGGTGGAGTTTGTGGATGAGCAGTGGATTCTGGGAGTTGTGGACCAGAGGCGTGGGATTGTTCCtaaaaactacatttccctTCTCTGA